A segment of the Candidatus Dadabacteria bacterium genome:
AGTCTCACGTACCTGTCCCCTTCTCCGAAATCCAGCTGTTCCACTTTCCTTCCTCCGGCATTGTTTTGTATCCACACACACAGCCACCCTGTAATTTGACGGGGGGGGGGGTGAGAGTATATTACTATTGTTTGAAGTTTAACTGGAAGGGTATTTTTAGAAGTGCCTTTAAGAAATTCTTTTATCAAATGCTTCCTGCAATGCTTCCTCCAAGACCGCGTTCGCTCTGAGCTTCTCGAGCATGTTCTTTGTAGTGAAAGTGACTCCGTCTTGTCGACCGGCAGCTTACTTGCTTTTGATTTTCTTCTTTCGTCGGTGGAGGCTAATTGTAAAGCCAGTAGAGTTGCTTTCTCACAAACAGCGCTCAAACCTTCCGCATCGTCCCTTTTACAAGTGTCAATGCCAACAGCATCTTTGGCTTGCGCACAAGCATTTTGGCCACTCACGGACTTCCTGTCTCACCACACTGTCTCTTGTGCCGGGCCATGGCTCCCGTTATCAGGTCTCGCTTCCACATCTCCTATAATTATGCCCAGCATAGTCTTTCTGCCGGTGGTGCCGAGGAAGATTGTCCCACCCCTTTACCCTGCTCTTGGGGCCGTACTACCTCTCTGGGATTCGTTGCGGCTTTTGCACAGGCCTCACTACACTCAAACCGAAGCCGGGTCTACCGTATGAGCCTACGTAGCTACTGTATAGGTCAAGCCTTAGGTCGCAAGGCAGATGAAGACCGTAGTTGGCACGGGCATCAAGGGTCCAGCGGTCCGGATTCCTCTCACTGCTTCGTAGACCCCCGTCAAGAGGATCCCACAGGCCTGAGCCTGTGGCGTTGGCCGGGTCGCCCCAACGCGGCGAGACCAGAAGCGAGAATCCTTCCTCACCTTCCTCCTTCCCTACTGCAAGGGCCACTGCCGCACCACGCTCTTCGTAACCTTCTGCCGAGTGGTGAACCAGCATTCGCCCCTGGGCGTCGAGACGCACGATGCCTATTATAAACCTTAACCCACCTGCTAACTCAATACCCTCTCCAGTCTGACCCGCACCGCCGTCACGGCGTGCGTACACCGTTCCAAATGGCGTCAGTTCCAAGCCGCCGAGAGTCGTGTACATTGACAGGTCTGCACCAATACGCATCTGGTTAACTGCAATGTCATGGCCGTCTATGGTCTCCTCCCCATCTCCCGTGCTAAGACTGGCCCAAGCGGCATCGCCCACAATGGCGAAGTCAAGCCCTCCAGGCGTTCCAAAACGCCGTTTGAGTTCAACAATGCCGAGCCAGAGACTCGTCTGACTCTTACCCCTTATTCCATACGTACGCAGGTTTCTGGCATCTCCCCTGCCCGCACCGACCGAGGCCCAGACCGAAGTGGCCCCTCCGTCCCACCGCAGGTACGGATAGACTGCAGTCATGTACTGCGTCAGCCTTCCCTCCGAGGTACCCACTTGCCAGTCGCCCACACCCTTACTACGTGAGAGTGCCATACCGGCAAGCCAGCTCGCTCCAAGCCTTATATCGAGGCCCAGATACCCAGTAGAGAGGTCTCCGTCATAGCCTGAGTTATACCCATACACGGAGGGTCTACCCTCAAAGGTTTGAATATCCCCCTGTCCCCAGAGAGACCAGCGTCTTTGTACTGAACACCGCTCGCCGTCATCACCACTCCAAGCCACCAGGAAGTCCGCAATACCTGCACCGGATACACCTGCCCGGACAGGTACAGAGCGTAGCGCAGAATCGACTTGATACGCTGTATCCGGGACCATACCAGTCTCAAACACAGTTGATGGTTCGCCAACTCCTTCACTAAAGCCCAGTGGGGATACCGCAGAACGTGCGTCGGTCTCTATCTGTCTAAGCAGGGTTTTAGCCTCCGTACGCCCAAGCGGCACGGAGAGACCATTAATCGCAAGCCGGGATGCCTCGCACGGATCGGCCTCCATCCTGCGGCCCAGCGCTGTGCGTACACTAGCCAGATGGCCCCGGGCAGTGGCTGCCAGCAAGTTCTCCAGCACCGCACGCTGTGGACGATCGCTTACGCCAACCTTTACACTGTGCGTCGCGCTGAGACCATCGGGATACCACGCAGTGACCGTGACAGCCACCGAACCGTATATAACCGGAGTCAACACGAGAACCGACCCCGCCACAGAAGCCTGTACAACCCTGGTGTCACTTGACCTTGCACTATATAAGGTAGGCTTGTCCCCGTCCACATCTATGAAGTATGAAGACACGTCTACCTGCACAGAACCACCTCCCTCGTCCAGAGTCTGGTCGGGAATCTTCCCTACCGCCTCGGGAGGTTCGTTTACGTTAGTAATTATCACTGTTACATCCGCTCGTGCTTCTGCCCCGGATCCGTCAAGTACGCGCACAGTAAGTTTAAACTGCTTAGGTTCCGTCTCGTAGTCCTCGCCCGGTCCGATGTACCTGACCACTCCGTCCCTAAGCCCCACCGCAAAAAGTTCCAAGTCACCAGACACTATCCCGTATGTCAGAGAGTCACCGTCGGGGTCTGTTGCCGACACCGTGCCGAGATCAAACGGACGTTCCCGGCCGTCTAGGTTCTCGGGCAACAGGAAACGGTAGGACGATAACGTCAACCTGGGTGGCCGATTGGGGGGCGGCGTCCCGTCACGAATCGTGACCAGGAAGGATCGAACTAGGTAGTTGCCGATCCAGAAGTTGACCTTCTCCTGAACGGCATCGGCCTTAACGCCGGTCACGGTGAATGGAATCTCTTGGTAGTTGGCCTGAGTGACCTGGACGCTGGCCGGGTCGATCGCCACTGCACTGCCCACGCTTTCCGAACGAATGGTGTACGCGCCGGGGTATTTGTCCCATCCGAATGTGTGAACGAAAGAGTTTCCTTCGTTTACCGTCTTGGGAGAGATGTCGTTGTTGAACACGTTGACCGTAAAGCTAATGCCGGGCCAGCCATTGTAGTCCGAGCCCGTTCCGCTGAATGTGCTACTGACTTGCACCTGCACCCGGTCTTCACCGAGCACATCGTTGTCGGCCACGCTGAACGACACCGGTTGTGCGACGTTCCAGTTCGTCGTCGTGAACATCAGCAACATCGGGCTCACGGTCACCCGGCTGATGTCCTGACTGGCAAGCGTTACCGTAGTGGCCGCCGCGGGCTCAGAATTCAGTGACACGTAGTAGCTGTGGGTCGAACCTTCATAGGTGCCAAAGGCGGAGTCCCCTCGCAGATTGTCCGGGCTTCCAACCCAGTAGACGATGCCCCTCTCGTCGTTGTCCGTTACCGTGACAAGGACTTCCGGGACCGCAACGGTGGCGTAGCCACCTCCGCTTGCCTGGTGCGTGACCTTCGCATGCTTGAAGTAGCCGGCCATGTCCTCATCGGTCGCCGTCACGGTCACCGTCTGCGCCGAGTTCCAGTTCATCGTCGTGAACGTCAGGCTCGACTTGTCGACCGTAGCCACGCCGGATTTCCGGGTACATGAGGCACCACTGTGTTCATGGCACTTGAAAGGGTCGTCACTCGCTGTCACCGAGATCGTCACGGTGTCGGTCGGCTGCGTGTCCAGCACGACGGCGTAGGAGGCTGTCGAGCTTTCATTTATGGTTAATTCCCTTGGGGACACGGTCACGCCCGGACTCTGCGCCACGGCCCGGGGCGCGGGCAGGAGGAGAAGCACCGCGAGAAGGGCAAGTCCGATCCGCGTCACGTTCCCTTCGCACCGAACGGATTCGCGCCATAAACCAGATCCGGGACTTAGCATGGGGGGGGGGTGAGGATGAGGAGAAAGTATCCGGGACCGAAGCGTGACGTTGAATTTTTCCTTCTGCTCCCGCCTTAAGTTTTAGAAGAAAACTTGTCATCCAGTCTCACCTACCTGTCCCCTTCTCCGAAATTCAGCTGTTCCACTTTCCTTCCTCCGGCATTGTCTTGTATCCACACCCACAGCCACCCTGTAATTGACGGGGGGGGGTGAGAGTATATGTTTACACGGATCGCCCCTTGAATACAAGGGTATTTTAGAAGTGCCTTAAATAAGACCGTCTTTGTCTTTCGATACTTTTGGGAAAAGCTCCGTCACGTTCTCAAAAACAATTTGAGTGAACTCCTCAAGAGACAGCCCCCTGAGCTCCGAAATAAGCCTGGCCACATGAACTACATTGCACGGCTCATTCGGTTTCCCCCTCTGGGGCACCGGCGCTAGGTAAGGAGAATCCGTCTCGTAAAGAAGCCTCTCGATGGGAATTCTGGTCGCCGCGTCCCTTACCTCCTCGGCCCTCTTGAAAGTCACTATGCCGGAGAAGGAAATAAAAAAACCGAGATCAAGATACTTTTTCGCCGTTTCGTAATCCCCTGAAAAACAATGAATAACTCCCGGCCTTGGACCGAGATCAGCCTCCCGGAGCATTGAAAGCAGCTCCTCCTCAGCGTCCCTTACGTGAACCACGAATGGTAGATTGCGTCTCTTTGCGAGCTCCATATGCGCCTCAAACGACCTTATCTGATCTTCCCTAGGGGAATTCATGTAGTGATAATCAAGCCCGGTTTCTCCAATCGCCACTACCTTGGGGTCTTCGGCCATCCCCTCAAACTCCCGCATCACCTCTTCATTGAAACTGG
Coding sequences within it:
- a CDS encoding autotransporter domain-containing protein, which codes for MTRIGLALLAVLLLLPAPRAVAQSPGVTVSPRELTINESSTASYAVVLDTQPTDTVTISVTASDDPFKCHEHSGASCTRKSGVATVDKSSLTFTTMNWNSAQTVTVTATDEDMAGYFKHAKVTHQASGGGYATVAVPEVLVTVTDNDERGIVYWVGSPDNLRGDSAFGTYEGSTHSYYVSLNSEPAAATTVTLASQDISRVTVSPMLLMFTTTNWNVAQPVSFSVADNDVLGEDRVQVQVSSTFSGTGSDYNGWPGISFTVNVFNNDISPKTVNEGNSFVHTFGWDKYPGAYTIRSESVGSAVAIDPASVQVTQANYQEIPFTVTGVKADAVQEKVNFWIGNYLVRSFLVTIRDGTPPPNRPPRLTLSSYRFLLPENLDGRERPFDLGTVSATDPDGDSLTYGIVSGDLELFAVGLRDGVVRYIGPGEDYETEPKQFKLTVRVLDGSGAEARADVTVIITNVNEPPEAVGKIPDQTLDEGGGSVQVDVSSYFIDVDGDKPTLYSARSSDTRVVQASVAGSVLVLTPVIYGSVAVTVTAWYPDGLSATHSVKVGVSDRPQRAVLENLLAATARGHLASVRTALGRRMEADPCEASRLAINGLSVPLGRTEAKTLLRQIETDARSAVSPLGFSEGVGEPSTVFETGMVPDTAYQVDSALRSVPVRAGVSGAGIADFLVAWSGDDGERCSVQRRWSLWGQGDIQTFEGRPSVYGYNSGYDGDLSTGYLGLDIRLGASWLAGMALSRSKGVGDWQVGTSEGRLTQYMTAVYPYLRWDGGATSVWASVGAGRGDARNLRTYGIRGKSQTSLWLGIVELKRRFGTPGGLDFAIVGDAAWASLSTGDGEETIDGHDIAVNQMRIGADLSMYTTLGGLELTPFGTVYARRDGGAGQTGEGIELAGGLRFIIGIVRLDAQGRMLVHHSAEGYEERGAAVALAVGKEEGEEGFSLLVSPRWGDPANATGSGLWDPLDGGLRSSERNPDRWTLDARANYGLHLPCDLRLDLYSSYVGSYGRPGFGLSVVRPVQKPQRIPER
- a CDS encoding TatD family hydrolase — encoded protein: MLVDSHAHLLSIEDPVDAVSKAAAEGVGKIISIGTGIESSLATIELSRKYRGVYVSVGIHPHSASSFNEEVMREFEGMAEDPKVVAIGETGLDYHYMNSPREDQIRSFEAHMELAKRRNLPFVVHVRDAEEELLSMLREADLGPRPGVIHCFSGDYETAKKYLDLGFFISFSGIVTFKRAEEVRDAATRIPIERLLYETDSPYLAPVPQRGKPNEPCNVVHVARLISELRGLSLEEFTQIVFENVTELFPKVSKDKDGLI